In Haemorhous mexicanus isolate bHaeMex1 chromosome 6, bHaeMex1.pri, whole genome shotgun sequence, a single window of DNA contains:
- the PRKD1 gene encoding serine/threonine-protein kinase D1 isoform X3, which translates to MLWGLVRQGLKCEGCGLNYHKRCAFKIPNNCSGVRKRRLSNVSLTGVSTIRTVSAEPSPSVSDEALLSPVSPGYEQKTPSESYTGREKRSNSQSYIGRPIQLDKILLSKVKVPHTFVIHSYTRPTVCQYCKKLLKGIFRQGLQCKDCRFNCHKRCAPKVPNNCLGEVAINGDLLSPGAESDVVMEEGSDDNDSERNSGFIDDMEESMAHDSEMSMTGCHSDNGEMQDADLDHDESNRMISPSTSNNIPLMRVVQSVKHTKRRSSTVMKEGWMVHYTSKDTLRKRHYWRLDSKCITLFQNDTGSKYYKEIPLSEILSLEPAKTFTLLPQGANPHCFEISTANIVYYVGENIDNLSSVPLNNSVISSGVGIDVARMWEMAIQHALMPVIPKGASTGSGASLHRDISISISVSNCQVQENVDISTVYQIFPDEVLGSGQFGIVYGGKHRKTGRDVAIKIIDKLRFPTKQESQLRNEVAILQNLHHPGVVNLECMFETPERVFVVMEKLHGDMLEMILSSEKGRLPERITKFLITQILVALRHLHFKNIVHCDLKPENVLLASADPFPQVKLCDFGFARIIGEKSFRRSVVGTPAYLAPEVLRNKGYNRSLDMWSVGVIIYVSLSGTFPFNEDEDIHDQIQNAAFMYPPNPWKEISLEAIDLINNLLQVKMRKRYSVDKTLSHPWLQDYQTWLDLRELECKMGERYITHESDDSRWEQYSEEHGLQYPAHLTSPSANHNENTKLEETEMKALSERVSIL; encoded by the exons CAAAAGACACCATCAGAATCATACACTGGGCGAGAGAAGAGGTCAAATTCACAGTCCTACATTGGACGGCCTATTCAACTAGACAAGATTTTACTGTCAAAGGTTAAAGTGCCTCATACTTTTGTCATCCACTCCTACACACGTCCAACAGTTTGCCAGTACTGCAAGAAGCTTCTCAAAGGGATTTTTAGACAGGGTTTGCAGTGCAAAG ACTGTAGATTCAACTGTCACAAACGCTGTGCTCCTAAAGTGCCAAATAACTGCCTGGGGGAAGTTGCCATTAATGGAG ACCTTCTTAGTCCTGGGGCTGAGTCTGATGTGGTCATGGAAGAAGGGAGCGATGACAATGACAGTGAAAGAAACAGTGGCTTTATAGATGACATGGAGGAATCTATGGCTCATGATTCAGAGATGTCAATGACAGGATGCCATAGTGACAATGGAGAAATGCAGGATGCTGATCTGGATCACGATGAATCTAACAGGATGATCAG CCCTTCAACCAGCAACAATATTCCATTAATGAGAGTGGTACAGTCTGTGAAGCACACAAAAAGGAGAAGTAGCACAGTAATGAAGGAGGGTTGGATGGTTCACTATACAAGCAAGGACACACTG AGAAAGCGACACTACTGGAGGCTGGACAGCAAATGCATTACACTTTTTCAAAATGATACTGGAAGCAAATATTACAAA gaaATCCCATTGTCTGAAATTTTGTCTCTGGAACCTGCAAAAACTTTCACTTTGCTGCCTCAAGGAGCCAATCCTCATTGCTTTGAAATAAGCACAGCAAATATAGTCTATTATGTTGGAGAAAACATAGACAACCTCTCAAGTGTTCCACTGAATAACAGCGTTATCagcagtggtgttggcattgATGTGGCACGCATGTGGGAGATGGCAATACAGCATGCCCTGATGCCTGTCATCCCTAAGGGGGCATCCACTGGGTCAGGAGCCAGCCTGCACA GGGATATATCCATCAGTATTTCTGTGTCAAACTGCCAAGTCCAAGAAAACGTG GATATTAGCACTGTATACCAGATCTTCCCAGATGAAGTATTGGGATCAGGACAGTTTGGAATTGTTTATGGAG GAAAGCATCGCAAAACTGGAAGAGATGTTGCCATTAAAATAATTGATAAACTAAGATTTCCAACTAAACAGGAAAGTCAGCTGCGTAATGAAGTTGCCATTTTACAG AATCTTCATCATCCTGGGGTTGTAAATCTGGAGTGTATGTTTGAGACACCGGAGAGAGTCTTTGTTGTTATGGAAAAACTCCATGGAGACATGCTGGAGATGATCTTGTCAAGTGAAAAGGGCAGATTGCCAGAGAGAATAACTAAGTTTTTAATTACTCAG ATCCTTGTTGCTTTAAGACATcttcatttcaaaaatattgtTCATTGTGACCTCAAACCAGAAAATGTGTTATTGGCATCAGCTGATCCTTTCCCACAG GTAAAACTTTGTGACTTTGGCTTTGCCCGAATCATTGGAGAGAAATCATTTAGGCGCTCAGTTGTAGGAACACCAGCCTACCTTGCTCCAGAGGTTCTGAGAAACAAAGGCTATAACAGATCTCTGGATATGTGGTCAGTGGGTGTCATCATTTATGTAAGCCTCAGTGGTACCTTTCCATTCAATGAAGATGAAGACATACACGACCAAATCCAGAATGCTGCTTTCATGTATCCACCTAATCCATGGAAGGAAATTTCTCTTGAAG ctaTTGATCtcataaataatttattgcaaGTGAAAATGAGAAAGCGCTACAGTGTGGACAAGACGTTAAGCCACCCATGGTTACAG GACTACCAAACGTGGTTAGATTTAAGGGAACTGGAATGTAAAATGGGGGAACGTTACATCACCCATGAAAGTGATGACTCCCGGTGGGAACAGTATTCGGAAGAACATGGATTGCAGTATCCAGCACACCTTACCAGTCCAAGTGCTAACCATAACGAAAACACCAAGctagaagaaacagaaatgaaagccCTCAGTGAGCGTGTCAGCATCCTTTAA